In the Brassica napus cultivar Da-Ae chromosome A7, Da-Ae, whole genome shotgun sequence genome, one interval contains:
- the LOC106357456 gene encoding putative F-box protein At3g17500, with protein MMTREALRLLDLPWDLVLEILSRVPATSLGRLSFTCKRWNALFKDHEFIKKHLDKAAKQCMVLMSGNSRKVYSMNVNLDGIHDNFVDPQTLLNLKKFHSPKQFNIYNIFHCDGLLLCITWGVRLVVWNPCTGQIRWIPFCGRYKDHTEFALGYENNKSCQTYKILRSSWDFYAAQPQDVDCGIYDFESHSWKDLNDVFPNSCRKLLSKAVSLKGNIYWVANKNDEEDFLLSFDFSTEKYTCLSISFSSDDGDFVPTTLSVVREERLAVLYSSYSHPTKIEIWMTTHDKIDQARLVSWSKFLSLELDENNPQIDLSTDITFFIDEEKKAAVLCDVEYFNKRDMGMVYIVGEDNRFMKIPVGTNSSGPVIYNYVPSLVQIQQGGVMTRERKRKNRH; from the coding sequence ATGATGACAAGAGAGGCATTGAGATTGCTCGATCTTCCATGGGATTTGGTACTTGAGATACTCTCTAGAGTTCCCGCTACATCTCTGGGACGATTAAGTTTTACTTGCAAGCGATGGAACGCTCTATTCAAAGATCACGAGTTCATCAAGAAGCACTTGGATAAAGCAGCAAAACAGTGTATGGTTCTCATGTCGGGTAATTCACGGAAGGTTTATTCAATGAATGTAAATCTCGATGGGATTCACGACAACTTTGTTGATCCACAAACGTTGCTTAACCTCAAAAAGTTCCACAGTCCGAAACAGTTcaacatatataatatctttcacTGCGACGGGTTATTGTTATGCATAACATGGGGCGTAAGACTCGTGGTTTGGAACCCTTGTACTGGCCAAATCAGGTGGATCCCATTCTGTGGTCGTTACAAGGATCACACGGAGTTTGCTCTTGGATACGAAAATAACAAGTCTTGCCAAACCTATAAAATCTTGAGAAGCAGCTGGGATTTTTATGCCGCACAACCTCAAGATGTTGACTGTGGAATctatgattttgagtctcattcTTGGAAGGATCTTAATGACGTGTTTCCCAATAGCTGCAGAAAATTACTATCAAAGGCAGTGTCTTTGAAGGGGAATATTTATTGGGTTGCCAATaaaaatgatgaagaagatTTCTTACTTAGTTTCGATTTTTCAACAGAGAAGTATACGTGTTTATCTATTAGTTTTTCGAGTGACGACGGTGATTTTGTTCCTACAACTCTCTCAGTTGTTAGAGAAGAACGACTGGCGGTATTGTATAGCAGCTATTCTCATCCAACAAAGATTGAGATATGGATGACGACACATGATAAGATTGATCAGGCCAGACTTGTGTCGTGGAGCAAATTTTTATCACTGGAACTAGATGAGAATAATCCTCAAATAGATCTTTCAACTGACATAACTTTCTTTATCGACGAGGAGAAGAAAGCGGCCGTGTTATGCGATGTGGAATATTTTAATAAGAGGGATATGGGTATGGTATACATTGTTGGAGAGGACAATCGGTTCATGAAAATACCCGTAGGAACAAATAGTTCGGGTCCAGTTATTTACAATTATGTTCCAAGCTTGGTTCAAATCCAACAGGGTGGAGTAATGACACGAGAACGAAAAAGGAAAAACAGACATTAG
- the LOC106354143 gene encoding endoglucanase 9 isoform X3 has protein sequence MAFTTTMLSWSTLEYGKRMGPELKNARENIRWGTDYLLKCARATPGKLYVGVGDPNVDHKCWERPEDMDTPRTVYSVSSSNPGSDVAAETAAALAAASMVFRKADPKYSRLLLATAKNVMQFAIQYRGAYSDSLSSSVCPFYCSYSGYKDELMWGAAWLLRATNNPYYENLIKSLGGGDQPDIFSWDNKYAGAYVLLSRRALLNKDSNFEQYKQSAENFMCKILPNSPSSSTQYTQGGLMYKLPQSNLQYVTAITFLLTTYAKYMKATRHTFDCGSSVIVPNALLSVSKQQVDYILGENPIKMSYMVGFGQSFPKRIHHRASSLPSHALLSKPLGCNGGFQSFYSQNPNPNVLTGAIVGGPNQSDGYPDQRDDYSHSEPATYINAAFVGPLAYFASGRSA, from the exons ATGGCTTTTACCACCACGATGCTTTCATGGAGCACGCTTGAGTACGGTAAGCGGATGGGTCCTGAGCTCAAAAACGCACGTGAGAACATCCGTTGGGGAACTGACTATCTCCTGAAATGTGCTAGAGCCACTCCGGGGAAGCTTTATGTTGGGGTAGGAGATCCTAACGTTGATCACAAATGCTGGGAACGTCCTGAAGACATGGACACGCCTCGTACAGTCTACTCTGTTTCCTCTTCCAACCCTGGCTCTGACGTAGCTGCTGAAACCGCAGCAGCTCTGGCCGCAGCTTCTATGGTTTTCAGGAAAGCTGATCCTAAGTACTCGCGCTTGCTGCTGGCGACAGCAAAGAACGTAATGCAGTTTGCTATTCAGTACAGAGGCGCTTACAGTGATTCCCTTTCTTCATCAGTCTGTCCTTTCTACTGCTCTTACTCTGGTTACAAG GACGAGCTGATGTGGGGTGCTGCGTGGCTACTGAGAGCAACCAACAACCCGTATTAcgaaaacttaataaaatctcTAGGAGGTGGAGATCAGCCTGACATCTTCAGCTGGGACAACAAATACGCTGGCGCCTATGTTCTTCTCTCACGG AGAGCATTACTTAACAAAGACAGCAACTTTGAACAATACAAACAATCAGCTGAGAATTTCATGTGCAAGATCCTCCCAAACTCTCCCTCTTCCTCTACCCAATACACTCAAG GAGGACTAATGTACAAGCTACCACAGAGCAATCTCCAATACGTAACAGCCATCACATTCCTCCTCACAACCTACGCCAAATACATGAAAGCCACGCGTCACACCTTCGACTGCGGAAGCTCCGTCATCGTCCCCAACGCACTGTTAAGCGTATCGAAGCAGCAAGTGGACTACATACTCGGAGAGAATCCGATCAAGATGTCGTACATGGTCGGATTCGGGCAAAGCTTCCCGAAGAGGATCCACCACAGAGCGTCGTCTCTCCCTTCGCACGCGCTTCTCTCGAAACCTTTGGGATGCAACGGAGGGTTTCAATCGTTCTACAGTCAGAACCCTAACCCTAATGTTCTCACGGGAGCGATCGTGGGAGGGCCGAATCAGAGCGACGGGTATCCGGATCAGAGGGATGATTATAGTCACTCCGAGCCGGCGACTTACATCAACGCGGCGTTCGTTGGGCCGTTGGCGTACTTCGCCTCCGGTAGATCGGCTTGA
- the BNAA07G29290D gene encoding SUN domain-containing protein 4 isoform X1 has product MQRSRKALLIRRRRASESASNGRNRLYKVSLSLVFLIWGLLLLSTLWISHGNGEKGDPQDASANETAGHVDAPSLDSTLVHSTLDLASAERIEDVHIISKQVDVNNTVAANVTEGKDSDFVKQSEMTNNDSGLVNASKLDHLSRAVPFGLDEFKSRPSNSTDKSLSSQVSGVTHRMEPGGKEYNYAAASKGAKVLSCNKEAKGATSIISRDKDKYLRNPCSTEEKFVVLELSEETLVNTIKIANFEHYSSNLKDFEILGTLVYPTDAWVHLGNFTALNMKNEQNFTLGDPQWVRYLKLSFLSHYGSEFYCTLSLLEVYGVDAVERMLEDLISIQDKNIARPQEEQKEKKESDDDMSKQKEKEEETSPESAVEVSNEKKKLPDLVEEIKHHQPGSRMPGDTVLKILMQKIRSLDLSLSVLESYLEEMSSRYGKIFKEMDQEASKREEEVAKMWLEVDRMKEGEEKIKEEAMEMREWRSRVEIEIENSEKEKEKVKERLELVLERMEWMEKKGVAVFTICVGFGAIAVVAVLLGKGIGRAEMTGSLAWLMLLISSTFLMFVLSL; this is encoded by the exons ATGCAAAGATCACGGAAAGCTCTTCTgattagaagaagaagagcttcTGAGAGTGCTTCTAATGGAAGGAACCGCCTCTACAAAGTTTCTTTGTCTCTCGTTTTCCTCATTTGGGGGCTTCTCTTGCTCTCCACGTTGTGGATCAGCCATGGAAATGGTGAGAAAG GTGATCCACAGGATGCTAGTGCAAATGAGACAGCTGGACATGTTGATGCACCATCACTAGACTCTACTTTAGTTCATTCTACTCTTGATTTAGCTTCAGCCGAAAGAATCGAAGACGTACACATTATATCAAAGCAAGTAGACGTCAATAACACAGTTGCAGCAAATGTTACAGAAGGCAAAGACAGTGACTTTGTGAAGCAAAGTGAGATGACTAATAATGATTCAGGTCTAGTGAATGCTTCAAAGCTTGATCATCTCTCTCGTGCTGTTCCCTTTGGCCTTGATGAGTTCAAGAGCAGACCGTCCAACTCCACAGACAAATCTTTGTCTAGCCAAGTCAGCGGCGTGACTCACAGGATGGAGCCTGGTGggaaagagtacaactacgcaGCAGCTTCAAAAGGAGCTAAGGTATTGTCTTGTAACAAGGAAGCAAAAGGAGCTACAAGCATCATAAGCCGGGACAAAGACAAGTACCTACGGAACCCGTGTTCAACTGAAGAGAAGTTCGTTGTCTTAGAACTTTCAGAAGAAACGTTGGTGAACACAATCAAGATTGCAAATTTCGAGCATTACTCTTCTAATCTCAAGGACTTTGAGATTCTTGGAACCTTGGTTTATCCTACTGATGCATGGGTTCATCTGGGGAACTTCACAGCTTTAAACATGAAGAACGAGCAGAACTTTACACTCGGTGATCCACAGTGGGTGAGATATCTAAAGCTAAGTTTCCTAAGCCATTACGGTTCAGAGTTTTATTGCACCTTGAGTTTACTAGAAGTTTATGGAGTGGACGCTGTGGAACGAATGCTAGAGGATTTGATATCTATCCAAGACAAAAACATAGCGAGACCTcaagaagaacaaaaagagaagaaggagagcGATGACGACATGAGTAAACaaaaggagaaggaagaagaaacctCACCAGAGAGTGCGGTTGAAGTATCGAATGAGAAAAAAAAGCTGCCAGATCTGGTGGAAGAGATAAAACATCATCAACCAGGGAGCAGGATGCCAGGGGACACGGTGTTGAAGATACTGATGCAGAAGATAAGGTCGCTGGACTTGAGCTTGTCAGTGCTGGAGAGTTACTTGGAGGAAATGAGTTCTAGATACGGGAAGATATTCAAGGAGATGGATCAGGAGGCGAGCAAGAGAGAGGAGGAGGTGGCGAAGATGTGGCTAGAGGTAGATAGAATGAAGGAGGGTGAAGAGAAGATTAAGGAGGAAGCAATGGAGATGAGAGAGTGGCGAAGTAGAGTAGAGATAGAGATTGAGAACagtgagaaggagaaggagaaagtGAAGGAGAGGTTGGAGCTAGTGTTGGAAAGAATGGAGTGGATGGAGAAGAAAGGCGTGGCTGTGTTCACCATCTGTGTTGGGTTTGGGGCTATCGCGGTTGTAGCTGTGCTTCTTGGTAAGGGTATCGGTCGAGCAGAGATGACTGGTAGCTTGGCTTGGCTGATGTTGTTGATAAGCTCTACATTCCTTATGTTTGTCTTGTCTCTTTGA
- the LOC106354143 gene encoding endoglucanase 9 isoform X1 — protein sequence MTSLFFLVLLFSSLLTRNVEANPNYREALSKSLLFFQGQRSGRLPRDQQVSWRASSGLSDGSTAHVDLTGGYYDAGDNIKFNFPMAFTTTMLSWSTLEYGKRMGPELKNARENIRWGTDYLLKCARATPGKLYVGVGDPNVDHKCWERPEDMDTPRTVYSVSSSNPGSDVAAETAAALAAASMVFRKADPKYSRLLLATAKNVMQFAIQYRGAYSDSLSSSVCPFYCSYSGYKDELMWGAAWLLRATNNPYYENLIKSLGGGDQPDIFSWDNKYAGAYVLLSRRALLNKDSNFEQYKQSAENFMCKILPNSPSSSTQYTQGGLMYKLPQSNLQYVTAITFLLTTYAKYMKATRHTFDCGSSVIVPNALLSVSKQQVDYILGENPIKMSYMVGFGQSFPKRIHHRASSLPSHALLSKPLGCNGGFQSFYSQNPNPNVLTGAIVGGPNQSDGYPDQRDDYSHSEPATYINAAFVGPLAYFASGRSA from the exons ATgacttctctcttcttcttagtTCTCCTTTTCTCGTCTCTTCTCACGAGAAATGTTGAAGCTAATCCAAATTACAGAGAAGCACTCTCCAAGTCATTGCTCTTCTTCCAAGGTCAGCGATCTGGTCGCCTCCCTAGAGACCAGCAAGTCTCCTGGAGGGCTAGCTCCGGCCTTTCTGATGGTTCAACCGCTCAT GTGGACTTAACTGGTGGGTATTACGACGCGGGAGACAACATCAAGTTCAATTTCCCAATGGCTTTTACCACCACGATGCTTTCATGGAGCACGCTTGAGTACGGTAAGCGGATGGGTCCTGAGCTCAAAAACGCACGTGAGAACATCCGTTGGGGAACTGACTATCTCCTGAAATGTGCTAGAGCCACTCCGGGGAAGCTTTATGTTGGGGTAGGAGATCCTAACGTTGATCACAAATGCTGGGAACGTCCTGAAGACATGGACACGCCTCGTACAGTCTACTCTGTTTCCTCTTCCAACCCTGGCTCTGACGTAGCTGCTGAAACCGCAGCAGCTCTGGCCGCAGCTTCTATGGTTTTCAGGAAAGCTGATCCTAAGTACTCGCGCTTGCTGCTGGCGACAGCAAAGAACGTAATGCAGTTTGCTATTCAGTACAGAGGCGCTTACAGTGATTCCCTTTCTTCATCAGTCTGTCCTTTCTACTGCTCTTACTCTGGTTACAAG GACGAGCTGATGTGGGGTGCTGCGTGGCTACTGAGAGCAACCAACAACCCGTATTAcgaaaacttaataaaatctcTAGGAGGTGGAGATCAGCCTGACATCTTCAGCTGGGACAACAAATACGCTGGCGCCTATGTTCTTCTCTCACGG AGAGCATTACTTAACAAAGACAGCAACTTTGAACAATACAAACAATCAGCTGAGAATTTCATGTGCAAGATCCTCCCAAACTCTCCCTCTTCCTCTACCCAATACACTCAAG GAGGACTAATGTACAAGCTACCACAGAGCAATCTCCAATACGTAACAGCCATCACATTCCTCCTCACAACCTACGCCAAATACATGAAAGCCACGCGTCACACCTTCGACTGCGGAAGCTCCGTCATCGTCCCCAACGCACTGTTAAGCGTATCGAAGCAGCAAGTGGACTACATACTCGGAGAGAATCCGATCAAGATGTCGTACATGGTCGGATTCGGGCAAAGCTTCCCGAAGAGGATCCACCACAGAGCGTCGTCTCTCCCTTCGCACGCGCTTCTCTCGAAACCTTTGGGATGCAACGGAGGGTTTCAATCGTTCTACAGTCAGAACCCTAACCCTAATGTTCTCACGGGAGCGATCGTGGGAGGGCCGAATCAGAGCGACGGGTATCCGGATCAGAGGGATGATTATAGTCACTCCGAGCCGGCGACTTACATCAACGCGGCGTTCGTTGGGCCGTTGGCGTACTTCGCCTCCGGTAGATCGGCTTGA
- the LOC106354143 gene encoding endoglucanase 9 isoform X2, with the protein MQSLLLTREALSKSLLFFQGQRSGRLPRDQQVSWRASSGLSDGSTAHVDLTGGYYDAGDNIKFNFPMAFTTTMLSWSTLEYGKRMGPELKNARENIRWGTDYLLKCARATPGKLYVGVGDPNVDHKCWERPEDMDTPRTVYSVSSSNPGSDVAAETAAALAAASMVFRKADPKYSRLLLATAKNVMQFAIQYRGAYSDSLSSSVCPFYCSYSGYKDELMWGAAWLLRATNNPYYENLIKSLGGGDQPDIFSWDNKYAGAYVLLSRRALLNKDSNFEQYKQSAENFMCKILPNSPSSSTQYTQGGLMYKLPQSNLQYVTAITFLLTTYAKYMKATRHTFDCGSSVIVPNALLSVSKQQVDYILGENPIKMSYMVGFGQSFPKRIHHRASSLPSHALLSKPLGCNGGFQSFYSQNPNPNVLTGAIVGGPNQSDGYPDQRDDYSHSEPATYINAAFVGPLAYFASGRSA; encoded by the exons AGAAGCACTCTCCAAGTCATTGCTCTTCTTCCAAGGTCAGCGATCTGGTCGCCTCCCTAGAGACCAGCAAGTCTCCTGGAGGGCTAGCTCCGGCCTTTCTGATGGTTCAACCGCTCAT GTGGACTTAACTGGTGGGTATTACGACGCGGGAGACAACATCAAGTTCAATTTCCCAATGGCTTTTACCACCACGATGCTTTCATGGAGCACGCTTGAGTACGGTAAGCGGATGGGTCCTGAGCTCAAAAACGCACGTGAGAACATCCGTTGGGGAACTGACTATCTCCTGAAATGTGCTAGAGCCACTCCGGGGAAGCTTTATGTTGGGGTAGGAGATCCTAACGTTGATCACAAATGCTGGGAACGTCCTGAAGACATGGACACGCCTCGTACAGTCTACTCTGTTTCCTCTTCCAACCCTGGCTCTGACGTAGCTGCTGAAACCGCAGCAGCTCTGGCCGCAGCTTCTATGGTTTTCAGGAAAGCTGATCCTAAGTACTCGCGCTTGCTGCTGGCGACAGCAAAGAACGTAATGCAGTTTGCTATTCAGTACAGAGGCGCTTACAGTGATTCCCTTTCTTCATCAGTCTGTCCTTTCTACTGCTCTTACTCTGGTTACAAG GACGAGCTGATGTGGGGTGCTGCGTGGCTACTGAGAGCAACCAACAACCCGTATTAcgaaaacttaataaaatctcTAGGAGGTGGAGATCAGCCTGACATCTTCAGCTGGGACAACAAATACGCTGGCGCCTATGTTCTTCTCTCACGG AGAGCATTACTTAACAAAGACAGCAACTTTGAACAATACAAACAATCAGCTGAGAATTTCATGTGCAAGATCCTCCCAAACTCTCCCTCTTCCTCTACCCAATACACTCAAG GAGGACTAATGTACAAGCTACCACAGAGCAATCTCCAATACGTAACAGCCATCACATTCCTCCTCACAACCTACGCCAAATACATGAAAGCCACGCGTCACACCTTCGACTGCGGAAGCTCCGTCATCGTCCCCAACGCACTGTTAAGCGTATCGAAGCAGCAAGTGGACTACATACTCGGAGAGAATCCGATCAAGATGTCGTACATGGTCGGATTCGGGCAAAGCTTCCCGAAGAGGATCCACCACAGAGCGTCGTCTCTCCCTTCGCACGCGCTTCTCTCGAAACCTTTGGGATGCAACGGAGGGTTTCAATCGTTCTACAGTCAGAACCCTAACCCTAATGTTCTCACGGGAGCGATCGTGGGAGGGCCGAATCAGAGCGACGGGTATCCGGATCAGAGGGATGATTATAGTCACTCCGAGCCGGCGACTTACATCAACGCGGCGTTCGTTGGGCCGTTGGCGTACTTCGCCTCCGGTAGATCGGCTTGA
- the BNAA07G29290D gene encoding SUN domain-containing protein 4 isoform X2, producing the protein MQRSRKALLIRRRRASESASNGRNRLYKVSLSLVFLIWGLLLLSTLWISHGNGDPQDASANETAGHVDAPSLDSTLVHSTLDLASAERIEDVHIISKQVDVNNTVAANVTEGKDSDFVKQSEMTNNDSGLVNASKLDHLSRAVPFGLDEFKSRPSNSTDKSLSSQVSGVTHRMEPGGKEYNYAAASKGAKVLSCNKEAKGATSIISRDKDKYLRNPCSTEEKFVVLELSEETLVNTIKIANFEHYSSNLKDFEILGTLVYPTDAWVHLGNFTALNMKNEQNFTLGDPQWVRYLKLSFLSHYGSEFYCTLSLLEVYGVDAVERMLEDLISIQDKNIARPQEEQKEKKESDDDMSKQKEKEEETSPESAVEVSNEKKKLPDLVEEIKHHQPGSRMPGDTVLKILMQKIRSLDLSLSVLESYLEEMSSRYGKIFKEMDQEASKREEEVAKMWLEVDRMKEGEEKIKEEAMEMREWRSRVEIEIENSEKEKEKVKERLELVLERMEWMEKKGVAVFTICVGFGAIAVVAVLLGKGIGRAEMTGSLAWLMLLISSTFLMFVLSL; encoded by the exons ATGCAAAGATCACGGAAAGCTCTTCTgattagaagaagaagagcttcTGAGAGTGCTTCTAATGGAAGGAACCGCCTCTACAAAGTTTCTTTGTCTCTCGTTTTCCTCATTTGGGGGCTTCTCTTGCTCTCCACGTTGTGGATCAGCCATGGAAATG GTGATCCACAGGATGCTAGTGCAAATGAGACAGCTGGACATGTTGATGCACCATCACTAGACTCTACTTTAGTTCATTCTACTCTTGATTTAGCTTCAGCCGAAAGAATCGAAGACGTACACATTATATCAAAGCAAGTAGACGTCAATAACACAGTTGCAGCAAATGTTACAGAAGGCAAAGACAGTGACTTTGTGAAGCAAAGTGAGATGACTAATAATGATTCAGGTCTAGTGAATGCTTCAAAGCTTGATCATCTCTCTCGTGCTGTTCCCTTTGGCCTTGATGAGTTCAAGAGCAGACCGTCCAACTCCACAGACAAATCTTTGTCTAGCCAAGTCAGCGGCGTGACTCACAGGATGGAGCCTGGTGggaaagagtacaactacgcaGCAGCTTCAAAAGGAGCTAAGGTATTGTCTTGTAACAAGGAAGCAAAAGGAGCTACAAGCATCATAAGCCGGGACAAAGACAAGTACCTACGGAACCCGTGTTCAACTGAAGAGAAGTTCGTTGTCTTAGAACTTTCAGAAGAAACGTTGGTGAACACAATCAAGATTGCAAATTTCGAGCATTACTCTTCTAATCTCAAGGACTTTGAGATTCTTGGAACCTTGGTTTATCCTACTGATGCATGGGTTCATCTGGGGAACTTCACAGCTTTAAACATGAAGAACGAGCAGAACTTTACACTCGGTGATCCACAGTGGGTGAGATATCTAAAGCTAAGTTTCCTAAGCCATTACGGTTCAGAGTTTTATTGCACCTTGAGTTTACTAGAAGTTTATGGAGTGGACGCTGTGGAACGAATGCTAGAGGATTTGATATCTATCCAAGACAAAAACATAGCGAGACCTcaagaagaacaaaaagagaagaaggagagcGATGACGACATGAGTAAACaaaaggagaaggaagaagaaacctCACCAGAGAGTGCGGTTGAAGTATCGAATGAGAAAAAAAAGCTGCCAGATCTGGTGGAAGAGATAAAACATCATCAACCAGGGAGCAGGATGCCAGGGGACACGGTGTTGAAGATACTGATGCAGAAGATAAGGTCGCTGGACTTGAGCTTGTCAGTGCTGGAGAGTTACTTGGAGGAAATGAGTTCTAGATACGGGAAGATATTCAAGGAGATGGATCAGGAGGCGAGCAAGAGAGAGGAGGAGGTGGCGAAGATGTGGCTAGAGGTAGATAGAATGAAGGAGGGTGAAGAGAAGATTAAGGAGGAAGCAATGGAGATGAGAGAGTGGCGAAGTAGAGTAGAGATAGAGATTGAGAACagtgagaaggagaaggagaaagtGAAGGAGAGGTTGGAGCTAGTGTTGGAAAGAATGGAGTGGATGGAGAAGAAAGGCGTGGCTGTGTTCACCATCTGTGTTGGGTTTGGGGCTATCGCGGTTGTAGCTGTGCTTCTTGGTAAGGGTATCGGTCGAGCAGAGATGACTGGTAGCTTGGCTTGGCTGATGTTGTTGATAAGCTCTACATTCCTTATGTTTGTCTTGTCTCTTTGA